The proteins below are encoded in one region of Rhododendron vialii isolate Sample 1 chromosome 7a, ASM3025357v1:
- the LOC131332282 gene encoding transport inhibitor response 1-like protein: protein MREDPSGGGITPSPSDRTAILTDYISPFPDQILDNVLENVLHYLTSRQDRNSASLVCKSWYRAEALTRSDLFIGNCYAVSPRRATERFRRVTAVTLKGKPRFADFNLMPPQWGAHFAPWVNCMGQRYRALEKVCLKRMSVKDDDLELLAHYFPLFKELVLVCCDGFGTSGLAVVANKCRKLRVLDLIDDEVNDDEVDWISFFPVGETCLESLIFDCIEYPINFEALERLVERSPSLKKLRLNRYVSIGQLHRLMTRAPRLTHLGTGSFSPSENVVHGDQEPDYASAFGACGRSLVCLSGFRDIVPEYLPAIYSVCANITSLNFSYANITAEQFTPVVRHCHKLQIFWALDSIRDEGLQAVAATCKDLRELRVFPVDAREDSEGPVSDVGFRAISEGCRKLQSILYFCQRMTNEAVIAMSKNCPDLLVFRLCIMGRRRPDYITKEPMDEGFGAIVKNCKKLTRLAVSGLLTDRAFSYIGQYGTLVRTLSVAFAGDSDMALKYVLEGCPKLQKLEIRDSPFGDSALRSGLQHFYNMRFLWMSSCRLTRQACKEIAQQLPHLVVEVINGNVEEEVKDDFVDILYMYRSLEGPRADVPSFVSIL, encoded by the exons ATGAGAGAAGATCCATCCGGCGGCGGCATAACGCCGTCGCCGTCAGATCGAACAGCTATCCTGACGGACTACATCTCGCCGTTTCCCGACCAGATCCTCGACAACGTCCTCGAGAACGTGCTCCACTACTTAACCTCCCGCCAGGACCGAAACTCCGCATCCCTGGTGTGCAAATCGTGGTACCGTGCGGAGGCCCTCACCCGATCCGACCTCTTCATCGGCAACTGCTACGCCGTCTCCCCCCGCCGCGCCACGGAGCGGTTCCGCCGTGTGACGGCCGTGACCCTGAAAGGCAAACCCAGGTTCGCCGACTTCAACCTTATGCCGCCGCAGTGGGGCGCGCACTTCGCCCCCTGGGTCAACTGCATGGGCCAGCGCTACCGTGCGCTGGAGAAGGTCTGCTTGAAGAGGATGTCGGTCAAGGACGACGATCTGGAGCTGCTCGCGCATTACTTCCCCTTGTTTAAGGAGCTCGTACTGGTTTGCTGTGATGGGTTTGGGACCAGTGGGCTCGCTGTGGTTGCCAACAAGTGCAG GAAACTTCGAGTGCTTGATCTTATCGATGACGAGGTTAACGACGATGAGgttgattggatttcttttttcCCGGTGGGCGAAACTTGTCTTGAGTCTCTAATCTTTGACTGCATTGAATACCCAATAAATTTCGAGGCATTGGAGCGACTGGTGGAAAGATCTCCTTCATTGAAGAAACTTAGACTGAATCGTTATGTTAGCATCGGGCAGCTTCACCGCTTAATGACTCGAGCTCCACGGCTCACTCATCTTGGTACAGGATCATTTAGTCCTTCAGAGAATGTCGTTCACGGAGATCAGGAACCAGATTACGCCTCCGCTTTTGGTGCTTGCGGCAGATCGCTAGTTTGTCTCTCAGGTTTTAGGGATATCGTTCCGGAATATCTCCCTGCGATCTACTCGGTCTGTGCTAACATCACCTCCCTAAATTTTAGTTATGCCAACATCACCGCAGAACAATTTACACCAGTCGTACGCCACTGCCACAAACTCCAGATTTTTTGG GCGCTCGATTCGATACGTGATGAAGGACTTCAGGCAGTCGCCGCCACATGCAAGGATCTCCGCGAGCTTAGGGTTTTTCCTGTCGATGCTCGCGAGGATAGTGAGGGCCCCGTTTCTGATGTGGGTTTCCGTGCAATTTCTGAGGGATGTAGGAAACTGCAATCAATTCTATATTTTTGCCAGCGAATGACGAATGAAGCAGTGATAGCCATGTCAAAGAACTGTCCTGACCTTTTGGTGTTCCGTCTTTGCATAATGGGGCGTCGTCGCCCTGACTACATTACAAAAGAACCCATGGATGAGGGTTTTGGAGCCATAGTCAAGAATTGTAAGAAACTCACACGACTTGCAGTATCTGGTTTACTGACCGATAGGGCCTTCAGCTACATTGGACAATATGGGACACTGGTTAGGACCCTTTCCGTTGCTTTTGCTGGAGACAGTGACATGGCACTGAAATATGTGCTCGAGGGATGCCCTAAATTGCAGAAGCTTGAGATCAGAGACAGCCCATTTGGAGATTCGGCTTTGCGTTCCGGTTTGCAACATTTTTACAATATGAGATTTCTATGGATGTCTTCATGTAGGTTAACTCGACAAGCTTGTAAGGAGATTGCTCAACAATTGCCCCATCTTGTGGTGGAAGTGATCAATGGGAATGTGGAGGAAGAGGTGAAAGATGACTTTGTTGACATTCTATATATGTATAGGTCCCTAGAGGGTCCAAGGGCTGATGTACCAAGCTTCGTGAGCATCCTATAG
- the LOC131334648 gene encoding putative disease resistance RPP13-like protein 1, which produces MNPVFMDGRMTRNWEAIMKLLRSDGESSSKIDVIPIVGMGGMGKTTLAQLLYNDGRLDGHFVKKAWVCVSDVFDVESVTRSIVESVDGPSLDARDLNSLQVKLKESLSGKKFLIVLDDVWNENYDNWNALMTPFRFGAHGSKIIVTTRNESVASIMQTVPIHSLQNLPEEDCWKLFSKHAFEKGDCNAHPNLERIGKDIVRKCNGLPLAGGLLRSQRDPEDWENILESAIWELSEEKSNILPALRLSYHYLPSHLKRCFACCSIIFKDYEFNIVELVSIWIAEGFLEKPKNNKTVEEEGYECFRELLSRSFFQRSNGNASSYIMHDLVHDLAQYVMGDFFDRLEDGNPHRIAEKVRYFSFAQSRFDSFEKFKEIKEAKCLRTFLPLISLKHKHHARRCLSEKVVDEILPGLTRLRLLSLSEYGIKELPYSIGNLIHLRFLNLSRTKIRELPESVCKLYNLEILLLFKCDLLTTLPADLVKLISLRRLDLRGTNLKEMPMNISKLKDLQQLTDFIVGKCTSINELGEFHCLRGAISISGLQNVKSGHEALEAKMSEKKHLEKLALEWDSTTEDSQNARDILGKLEPHTNLKHLEIKNYGGTRFPTWLGDQSFCNMVSLRLENCENCFFLPPLGKMPSLKELSIERMPGITSVGHEFYGKSGFLRKSFESLETLRFEKMSGWVDWCILDVGEFSRLQKLEVIECPMLVRHLPTNLSSLV; this is translated from the coding sequence ATGAATCCTGTGTTTATGGACGGGAGAATGACAAGGAACTGGGAAGCGATAATGAAATTGTTGCGCTCTGATGGAGAAAGTAGTAGCAAGATTGATGTGATTCCAATTGTTGGGATGGGTGGGATGGGCAAGACCACCCTTGCTCAGCTTTTGTACAACGATGGCAGATTGGATGGGCACTTTGTTAAGAAAGCATGGGTATGTGTCTCTGACGTATTTGATGTTGAAAGTGTCACAAGATCAATTGTCGAGTCAGTCGATGGGCCGAGTTTGGACGCAAGGGACCTAAACTCGCTTCAGGTCAAGCTGAAGGAATCATTGAGTGGGAAAAAGTTTCTTATTGTCTTAGATGATGTTTGGAACGAGAACTATGACAATTGGAACGCCTTGATGACTCCTTTCAGATTTGGAGCACATGGGAGTAAGATTATCGTTACAACGCGCAATGAGAGTGTTGCCTCTATCATGCAAACAGTTCCTATTCATAGTTTGCAAAATTTACCAGAGGAAGATTGTTGGAAATTGTTTTCCAAACATGCATTTGAGAAGGGAGATTGCAATGCTCATCCTAACCTTGAAAGGATTGGTAAGGATATAGTGAGAAAATGTAACGGTTTGCCTTTAGCTGGTGGTCTTTTGCGCTCGCAAAGAGATCCTGAGGATTGGGAGAACATACTGGAAAGTGCCATATGGGAGTTATCAGAGGAGAAGAGCAATATCCTTCCAGCATTAAGATTGAGCTATCATTATctcccctcacatttaaaaagATGTTTTGCTTGCTGTTCCATAATTTTTAAGGACTATGAATTCAACATTGTGGAATTAGTCTCAATTTGGATAGCAGAAGGTTTTTTGGAGAAGCCCAAGAATAATAAGACAGTGGAAGAGGAAGGTTATGAGTGCTTCCGCGAATTGCTTTCAAGGTCGTTTTTTCAAAGATCAAATGGTAATGCTTCTTCGTATATCATGCATGATCTTGTTCATGATTTGGCTCAATATGTGATGGGAGATTTCTTTGATAGGCTAGAGGATGGCAACCCGCACCGTATTGCTGAAAAGGTGCGTTATTTCTCATTTGCTCAAAGTAGATTTGATAGCTTTGAGAAGTTCAAGGAAATAAAGGAGGCTAAGTGTTTAAGAACTTTCCTACCATTAATTTCATTAAAGCATAAACATCATGCCCGCCGGTGTTTGAGCGAAAAGGTTGTGGATGAGATTTTGCCGGGATTGACACGCTTACGGCTATTGTCGCTGTCAGAATATGGGATTAAAGAATTGCCTTATTCAATTGGCAATTTGATACATCTACGCTTTTTGAACCTTTCTCGCACCAAAATCAGAGAGTTGCCGGAATCAGTTTGTAAGTTGTATAATTTAGAAATATTGTTGTTATTTAAATGTGATCTTCTTACAACATTACCGGCAGATCTTGTAAAACTGATTTCATTGCGTCGTCTTGATTTAAGGGGAACAAACTTAAAAGAGATGCCAATGAATATAAGTAAGTTGAAAGATCTCCAACAATTAACTGATTTTATAGTAGGAAAGTGCACAAGTATTAATGAGTTAGGAGAGTTTCATTGCCTTCGAGGAGCAATCTCCATCTCAGGATTGCAAAATGTAAAGAGCGGCCATGAGGCATTGGAAGCAAAGATGAGTGAGAAAAAGCATCTTGAAAAGCTAGCATTGGAATGGGATAGCACTACAGAGGATTCACAGAATGCAAGAGATATACTTGGAAAGCTAGAGCCTCATACAAACTTGAAGCACCTTGAGATTAAAAACTACGGAGGCACAAGATTTCCTACTTGGTTAGGAGATCAATCGTTTTGCAATATGGTGTCGTTACGTTTGGAGAATTGCGAGAATTGCTTTTTCTTGCCCCCACTTGGTAAAATGCCCTCTTTGAAAGAGCTTAGCATTGAAAGGATGCCGGGAATTACGAGTGTGGGTCATGAATTTTATGGAAAGAGTGGTTTTTTAAGAAAATCGTTTGAATCTCTCGAGACTCTACGTTTTGAGAAAATGTCAGGGTGGGTGGATTGGTGTATATTAGATGTTGGAGAGTTCTCTCGGCTTCAAAAGCTTGAGGTCATCGAGTGTCCCATGCTGGTCCGACACTTACCGACAAATTTGTCTTCTCTG